From one Conyzicola nivalis genomic stretch:
- a CDS encoding GNAT family N-acetyltransferase: MLSTERLLLPPLGLEHADDLVALYSDPEVARYVGGDSLTAQTIPLQAARFAAIWREHGYGQSAVIDRETGEFLGRVGLHYWPGWDEVELGYVLAADAQGRGLAAEAARAWIAWARASLARDHLISVIDPRNAASVTLALRLGFVWDRDDVTPTGVVVAVYRLGLA; encoded by the coding sequence GTGCTCTCCACCGAACGCCTGCTGCTTCCCCCGCTCGGTCTCGAGCACGCAGACGACCTGGTCGCGCTGTACTCCGATCCCGAGGTCGCCCGCTACGTCGGCGGCGACTCGCTCACCGCGCAGACGATCCCGCTGCAGGCCGCCCGTTTCGCCGCGATCTGGCGCGAGCACGGCTACGGGCAGAGTGCAGTGATCGACCGGGAGACCGGAGAATTCCTGGGGCGGGTCGGGCTGCACTACTGGCCCGGCTGGGACGAGGTCGAGCTGGGCTACGTTCTCGCCGCCGACGCGCAGGGACGCGGGCTCGCCGCCGAAGCCGCCCGCGCGTGGATCGCGTGGGCGCGCGCGTCGCTCGCCCGTGACCACCTCATCTCGGTCATCGACCCGCGGAACGCGGCATCCGTCACCCTTGCCCTTCGCCTCGGCTTCGTCTGGGATCGCGACGACGTGACGCCGACCGGCGTCGTGGTGGCCGTCTACCGCCTAGGCCTCGCCTAA
- a CDS encoding AAA family ATPase codes for MQFSRLPVRSLGEHPLNPLDRSVWPATLPPVARVLDAGLELGAATILVGENGSGKSTLVEAIALAYGLGSEGGSTGAMHSTRATESELWDHLQLVRNAGASKRGYFLRAETMHGFYTYLEEHPGMRPDIPFHERSHGESFIELVADRFRGPGLWVLDEPESALSFSGCLALLRLLTSLLDDGRSQVVLSTHSPVLAALPGATVYEVGEWGLRERQWMDLALVEDYTRFLLDPQAFLGEA; via the coding sequence ATGCAGTTCTCCCGGTTGCCCGTGCGGTCCCTCGGCGAGCATCCGCTCAACCCGCTCGACCGCTCCGTCTGGCCGGCGACCCTCCCGCCCGTGGCGCGCGTGCTCGACGCCGGGCTCGAACTCGGCGCGGCCACGATCCTCGTGGGCGAGAACGGCTCGGGCAAGTCGACGCTCGTCGAGGCGATCGCCCTGGCGTACGGTCTCGGTTCCGAGGGCGGCTCGACCGGTGCGATGCATTCGACCAGGGCGACCGAGTCCGAGCTCTGGGACCACCTGCAGCTCGTGCGCAACGCGGGCGCGAGCAAGCGCGGCTACTTCCTGCGCGCCGAGACGATGCACGGCTTCTACACCTACCTCGAAGAACACCCGGGGATGCGGCCCGACATCCCGTTCCACGAGCGCTCCCACGGCGAATCGTTCATCGAGCTGGTGGCCGACCGTTTCCGTGGGCCCGGGCTCTGGGTGCTCGACGAGCCGGAGTCGGCTCTGTCGTTCTCCGGATGCCTCGCGCTGCTGCGCCTGCTGACCTCGCTGCTCGACGACGGCCGTTCGCAGGTCGTGCTCTCGACGCACTCGCCGGTGCTGGCGGCGCTGCCCGGCGCCACCGTCTACGAGGTGGGGGAGTGGGGTCTGCGCGAGCGGCAATGGATGGATCTCGCCCTCGTCGAGGACTACACCCGTTTTCTGCTCGACCCGCAGGCGTTCTTAGGCGAGGCCTAG
- the secA gene encoding preprotein translocase subunit SecA, producing the protein MANVLERALRVGEGRLLRRLKHYAEAVNHLEDDFTQLTDDELKNETVELRERYGNGESLDDLLPEAFAAVREAAKRTLGMRHFDVQVMGGAALHLGNIAEMKTGEGKTLVATLPAYLNAIASRGVHVITVNDYLASYQSELMGRVFRALGMTTGVILSGQTPQERRQQYMADVTYGTNNEFGFDYLRDNMAWQAQDMVQRGHFYAVVDEVDSILIDEARTPLIISGPASGEANRWFTEFANLAKKLVPEVDYEVDEKKRTVGVLEPGIEKVEDYLGIDNLYESANTPLISFLNNSIKASALFKKDKDYVVMNGEVLIVDEHTGRILMGRRYNEGIHQAIEAKEGVAVKAENQTLATVTLQNYFRLYKKLSGMTGTAETEAAEFMATYKLGVVPIPTNKPMLRKDQSDLIYKNEQAKFEQVVADIVGRHETGQPVLVGTTSVEKSELLSKMLAKRGVKHEVLNAKNHAREASIIAQAGRLGAVTVATNMAGRGTDVMLGGNAEFLAVAHMNNKGLSPVDTPDEYEAAWDDVFAEVKKEVNEEAERVVAVGGLYVLGTERHESRRIDNQLRGRSGRQGDPGESRFYLSLQDDLMRLFNSGAAEALMGRGNVPDDLAIESKVVSRAIRSAQSQVEGRNAEIRKNVLKYDDVLNRQREAIYGDRRHILEGDDLQDRVTHFLEDVVTEVIEAHTAEGHSDEWDFEALWTELKTLYPVGITIDELLTEAGARGKVTEAFLTKEILSDAKVAYEKRTAQLGEPAMRELERRVVLSVIDRRWRDHLYEMDYLKDGIGLRAMAQRDPLVEYQREGFALYQQMMGQIREETVGFLFNLEVEVTGGGANASAPIVAAKGLTGNAAPAERLSYSAPSEEANGEVEVRNQRGQVERAATARAQQAQQSNPTLARAQAPAKAAPAKKGAFGQTTDAPAETAAPVNRQQRRAQDKKK; encoded by the coding sequence GTGGCCAACGTTCTCGAACGCGCACTTCGCGTAGGTGAAGGTCGACTCCTTCGTCGCCTCAAGCACTATGCAGAAGCCGTCAACCATCTGGAAGACGACTTCACCCAGCTCACCGACGACGAACTCAAGAACGAGACCGTCGAACTCCGCGAGCGCTACGGAAACGGCGAGTCACTCGACGACCTTCTTCCCGAGGCCTTCGCGGCCGTACGCGAGGCGGCCAAGCGCACCCTCGGCATGCGCCACTTCGACGTCCAGGTCATGGGCGGCGCGGCCCTGCACCTCGGCAACATCGCCGAGATGAAGACGGGTGAGGGCAAGACCCTCGTCGCCACCCTGCCCGCCTACCTCAACGCCATCGCCAGCCGCGGCGTCCACGTCATCACGGTGAACGACTACCTCGCGAGCTACCAGTCGGAACTCATGGGCCGCGTCTTCCGCGCCCTCGGCATGACGACGGGCGTCATCCTCTCCGGCCAGACCCCGCAGGAGCGCCGCCAGCAGTACATGGCCGACGTCACCTACGGCACGAACAACGAGTTCGGCTTCGACTACCTGCGCGACAACATGGCGTGGCAGGCACAGGACATGGTGCAGCGCGGCCACTTCTACGCCGTGGTCGACGAGGTCGACTCGATCCTCATCGACGAGGCGCGCACCCCGCTCATCATCTCCGGCCCCGCGTCGGGCGAGGCGAACCGCTGGTTCACCGAGTTCGCGAACCTGGCCAAGAAGCTCGTGCCCGAGGTCGACTACGAGGTCGACGAGAAGAAGCGCACCGTGGGCGTGCTCGAGCCCGGCATCGAAAAGGTCGAGGACTACCTCGGCATCGACAACCTCTACGAGTCGGCCAACACCCCGCTCATCTCGTTCCTCAACAACTCGATCAAGGCATCCGCCCTGTTCAAGAAGGACAAGGACTACGTCGTGATGAACGGCGAGGTGCTGATCGTCGACGAGCACACCGGCCGTATCCTCATGGGCCGCCGTTACAACGAGGGCATCCACCAGGCGATCGAGGCCAAGGAGGGCGTGGCGGTCAAGGCCGAGAACCAGACTCTCGCCACGGTCACCCTGCAGAACTACTTCCGCCTGTACAAGAAGCTGTCGGGCATGACAGGTACCGCCGAGACCGAGGCCGCCGAGTTCATGGCGACCTACAAGCTCGGCGTGGTCCCCATCCCCACCAACAAGCCCATGCTGCGCAAGGATCAGAGCGACCTGATCTACAAGAACGAGCAGGCGAAGTTCGAGCAGGTCGTCGCCGACATCGTCGGCCGTCACGAGACCGGCCAGCCCGTACTCGTCGGAACCACGAGCGTCGAGAAGAGCGAACTGCTGTCGAAGATGCTCGCCAAGCGCGGCGTCAAGCACGAGGTGCTCAACGCCAAGAACCACGCGCGTGAGGCGTCGATCATCGCGCAGGCCGGCCGCCTCGGCGCCGTCACCGTCGCCACCAACATGGCCGGTCGAGGCACCGACGTGATGCTCGGCGGCAACGCCGAGTTCCTCGCGGTCGCACACATGAACAACAAGGGCCTCAGCCCGGTCGACACCCCCGACGAGTACGAGGCCGCGTGGGACGACGTCTTCGCCGAAGTGAAGAAGGAAGTGAACGAGGAGGCCGAGCGCGTCGTCGCCGTCGGCGGACTCTACGTGCTCGGCACCGAGCGTCACGAGTCGCGCCGCATCGACAACCAACTGCGTGGTCGTTCCGGTCGCCAGGGCGACCCGGGAGAGAGCCGCTTCTACCTCTCGCTGCAGGACGACCTCATGCGCCTGTTCAACTCGGGCGCGGCGGAAGCCCTTATGGGCCGGGGCAACGTCCCCGACGATCTGGCCATCGAGTCCAAGGTCGTCAGCCGTGCCATCCGCAGCGCCCAGTCCCAGGTCGAGGGCCGCAACGCCGAGATCCGCAAGAACGTCCTCAAGTACGACGACGTCCTCAACCGCCAGCGCGAGGCCATCTACGGCGACCGCCGTCACATCCTCGAGGGCGACGACCTTCAGGACCGCGTCACACACTTCCTTGAAGACGTCGTGACCGAGGTCATCGAGGCGCACACCGCCGAGGGCCACTCCGACGAGTGGGACTTCGAGGCGCTGTGGACCGAGCTGAAGACGCTCTACCCGGTCGGCATTACGATTGACGAGCTGCTCACCGAGGCCGGAGCCCGCGGCAAGGTCACCGAGGCGTTCCTCACCAAGGAGATCCTGTCCGACGCCAAGGTCGCGTACGAGAAGCGCACCGCCCAGCTCGGCGAGCCGGCCATGCGCGAGCTCGAGCGCCGCGTTGTGCTGTCGGTCATCGACCGCCGCTGGCGCGACCACCTCTACGAGATGGACTACCTGAAAGACGGCATCGGCCTGCGCGCCATGGCGCAGCGCGACCCGCTGGTCGAGTACCAGCGCGAGGGTTTCGCCCTGTACCAGCAGATGATGGGCCAGATCCGCGAGGAGACCGTCGGCTTCCTGTTCAACCTCGAGGTCGAGGTGACCGGAGGCGGCGCGAACGCGTCCGCCCCGATCGTCGCGGCCAAGGGCCTCACCGGAAACGCTGCCCCCGCCGAGCGCCTGAGCTACTCCGCCCCGAGCGAAGAGGCCAACGGCGAGGTCGAGGTGCGCAACCAGCGCGGCCAGGTCGAGCGGGCGGCGACCGCGCGCGCCCAGCAGGCGCAGCAGTCGAACCCGACGCTGGCACGCGCCCAGGCTCCTGCGAAGGCGGCGCCCGCGAAAAAGGGCGCCTTCGGACAGACGACGGATGCCCCGGCCGAGACGGCAGCGCCCGTCAACCGCCAGCAGCGTCGCGCCCAGGACAAGAAGAAGTAG
- a CDS encoding dihydrofolate reductase family protein: MRQLIVTEFISLDGVIDSPGNGPYPHAGWTFKNVPFVAEAYEIKGREQVEATAMLMGRVSYDEFAPVWPSMTDEFPQYNAMPKYVVSTTLENPEWNNTSVLRSIDDVAALKQGDGGPIIVHGSATLAKGLAAAGLVDRYHLLIFPLLLGAGRRLFDDTADAMQKLDLVEHEVYSNGIIKAVYDVVR, from the coding sequence GTGCGCCAGCTCATCGTCACCGAATTCATCAGCCTCGACGGCGTCATCGACTCCCCGGGCAACGGGCCGTACCCGCACGCGGGCTGGACGTTCAAGAACGTGCCGTTCGTCGCGGAGGCTTACGAGATCAAGGGGCGCGAGCAGGTCGAGGCCACCGCCATGCTCATGGGGCGCGTCAGCTACGACGAGTTCGCACCGGTGTGGCCGAGCATGACCGACGAGTTCCCGCAGTACAACGCCATGCCCAAGTACGTCGTCTCGACCACGCTCGAGAACCCCGAATGGAACAACACGAGCGTGCTGCGTTCGATCGACGATGTCGCCGCGTTGAAGCAGGGCGACGGTGGCCCCATCATCGTGCACGGCAGCGCCACCCTCGCCAAGGGTCTCGCGGCCGCGGGCCTGGTCGACCGGTACCACCTGCTGATCTTCCCGCTGCTGCTCGGTGCCGGGCGCCGACTCTTCGACGACACCGCCGATGCGATGCAGAAGCTCGACCTGGTCGAGCACGAGGTCTATTCGAACGGCATTATCAAGGCCGTCTACGACGTGGTGCGCTAG
- the hpf gene encoding ribosome hibernation-promoting factor, HPF/YfiA family, whose protein sequence is MEISITGRNVGVTDRFREYAMEKADKVAHLAEKAIAFEIKVTRHHETRGASGDDRVELTLIGPGPLVRAESSGSDKYVAFDLAMAKLVERIRQAKDRKKVHRGQHRPVSLREASSDGFSVIDITPAAPQVIESVRTGSVPVQAASDLSEDVEEPYSPVVIRKKVFEATPMTVDDALYMMELVGHDFYLFIDSETHRPSVVYRRKGWDYGVIGLDENASNADASAQAGAKFVVAR, encoded by the coding sequence ATGGAAATTTCCATCACCGGACGCAATGTTGGCGTTACGGATCGCTTCCGCGAGTACGCAATGGAAAAGGCGGACAAAGTTGCCCACCTTGCCGAGAAAGCCATTGCCTTCGAAATCAAGGTCACCCGTCATCACGAAACCAGGGGAGCGAGCGGCGACGACCGTGTCGAACTCACCCTGATCGGGCCGGGCCCCCTCGTCCGAGCCGAGTCTTCCGGCTCCGACAAGTACGTCGCTTTCGATCTCGCCATGGCCAAACTGGTCGAGCGCATCCGCCAGGCCAAGGACCGAAAGAAGGTCCACCGGGGACAGCACCGCCCGGTCTCTCTGCGTGAAGCCTCCAGTGATGGATTCAGCGTGATCGACATCACGCCCGCGGCGCCGCAGGTGATCGAGAGCGTGCGCACCGGTTCTGTTCCGGTACAGGCCGCCTCCGATCTCTCGGAAGACGTCGAAGAGCCGTACTCGCCGGTCGTCATCCGCAAGAAGGTCTTCGAGGCGACGCCCATGACCGTCGACGACGCGCTGTACATGATGGAACTCGTGGGCCACGACTTCTACCTCTTCATCGACAGCGAGACGCACCGCCCCAGCGTGGTCTACCGGCGCAAAGGCTGGGACTACGGCGTCATCGGGCTCGACGAGAACGCATCGAACGCCGACGCGTCCGCGCAGGCGGGGGCGAAGTTCGTCGTCGCGCGCTAG
- the bcp gene encoding thioredoxin-dependent thiol peroxidase has product MSATKLEIGTKAPAFSLEDQDGASVSLSDFDGQKVIVYFYPAAGTPGCTTQACDFRDNINSLKSAGYQVLGVSKDSVADLKKFQAQQGLNFPLLSDLDLAVHNLYGAYGEKNLYGKLVTGVLRSTFVLDESGTIDLALYNVKATGHVASLRKKLGVDA; this is encoded by the coding sequence ATGAGCGCCACAAAACTCGAAATCGGCACGAAAGCACCCGCCTTTTCCCTGGAAGATCAGGATGGGGCATCCGTATCGCTTTCCGACTTCGACGGCCAGAAGGTGATCGTCTACTTCTACCCGGCGGCCGGCACCCCCGGCTGCACGACGCAGGCGTGCGATTTCCGCGACAACATCAACTCGCTGAAGTCGGCCGGGTACCAGGTGCTCGGGGTGTCGAAGGACTCCGTGGCCGACCTGAAGAAGTTCCAGGCCCAGCAGGGGCTCAACTTCCCGCTGTTGAGCGACCTCGACCTCGCGGTGCACAACCTGTACGGCGCATACGGCGAGAAGAACCTCTACGGCAAGCTCGTCACGGGCGTGCTGCGTTCGACGTTCGTACTCGACGAGAGCGGGACCATCGACCTCGCCCTCTACAACGTGAAGGCCACGGGCCACGTCGCGAGCCTGCGCAAGAAGCTGGGCGTCGACGCGTAA
- a CDS encoding sensor histidine kinase, protein MSTLSDLVQAQGRSSEADIEWLHLLVGDWQLLADLAFADIVLWVPSAEGSFVAVAHARPSSSATLFYRDFVGQAVKPEWVHQVTEAFETARIVDAAAPTWYEETPTRVRAVPVLRRLSPSNNAISESPVAVITRHSNLSEARTPGRQELTFNECANDLFAMIASGDFPDLGAPTGPRRGAPRASDGLIRLDVDGTVTFASPNALSAFNRMGFAGELEGESLAEVTTSLLHGRLVVDESLPLVVTGRAPWRTDIEARGVTVSIRAIPVRNHGERVGAIVLCRDVTEVRHQERELITKDATIREIHHRVKNNLQTVASLLRIQARRTHSDVAREALGQAMRRVTAIAVVHDTLSEGLNQSVDFDAVFDRVLLLIAEIATGHTTTVHPKSTGSFGILPSEYATPLALALTELVTNAVEHGLAGRAEGEVEIIAERDDEMLSVKVRDNGVGLAEGKVGSGLGTQIVRTLIQGELGGAIDWHTMMGSGTEVTIEIPLNWLTKS, encoded by the coding sequence GTGTCGACCCTCAGTGATCTCGTACAGGCCCAGGGGCGTTCCAGCGAAGCCGACATCGAGTGGCTGCACCTGCTCGTCGGCGACTGGCAACTGCTCGCCGACCTCGCTTTCGCCGACATCGTGCTGTGGGTACCCAGCGCCGAGGGCAGCTTCGTCGCCGTGGCGCACGCCCGGCCCTCGAGCTCGGCCACACTCTTCTACCGCGACTTCGTCGGCCAGGCCGTCAAGCCCGAGTGGGTGCACCAGGTGACGGAGGCGTTCGAGACCGCCCGCATCGTGGATGCCGCCGCTCCCACCTGGTACGAGGAGACCCCCACGCGGGTGCGCGCCGTGCCCGTGCTTCGCCGCCTCTCGCCGAGCAACAACGCGATCTCCGAATCTCCGGTGGCCGTCATCACCCGGCACAGTAACCTCAGCGAAGCCCGCACTCCCGGACGCCAGGAGCTGACGTTCAACGAGTGTGCCAACGACCTGTTCGCGATGATCGCCTCGGGCGACTTCCCCGACCTGGGCGCGCCGACCGGTCCGCGCAGGGGCGCACCCCGGGCATCCGACGGCCTGATCCGTCTCGACGTCGACGGCACCGTCACCTTCGCCAGCCCGAACGCGCTCAGCGCCTTCAACCGCATGGGATTCGCGGGAGAGCTCGAAGGCGAGTCGCTCGCCGAGGTCACCACGAGCCTGCTGCACGGCCGGCTCGTCGTCGACGAGTCGCTGCCGCTCGTCGTGACCGGTCGCGCCCCGTGGCGCACCGACATCGAAGCGCGCGGGGTCACGGTGTCGATCCGCGCGATCCCGGTGCGAAACCACGGCGAGCGGGTCGGGGCGATCGTTCTCTGCCGCGACGTGACCGAGGTGCGGCATCAGGAGCGTGAGCTGATCACGAAGGATGCCACGATCCGCGAGATTCACCACCGGGTGAAGAACAACCTCCAGACGGTGGCCTCGCTGCTGCGCATCCAGGCCCGCCGCACCCACAGCGATGTGGCCCGCGAGGCCCTCGGCCAGGCGATGCGCCGCGTCACCGCGATCGCCGTCGTGCACGATACCCTCAGCGAGGGGCTCAACCAGAGCGTCGACTTCGACGCCGTCTTCGACCGGGTGCTGCTGCTGATCGCGGAGATCGCGACGGGTCACACGACCACGGTGCATCCGAAGTCCACCGGAAGCTTCGGCATTCTGCCGAGCGAGTACGCGACCCCGCTCGCGCTCGCGCTGACCGAACTCGTGACCAACGCGGTCGAACACGGGCTCGCCGGCCGTGCCGAGGGCGAGGTGGAGATCATCGCCGAGCGCGACGACGAGATGCTGAGCGTGAAGGTGCGCGACAACGGTGTCGGTCTCGCCGAGGGCAAGGTCGGTTCCGGCCTCGGCACCCAGATCGTGCGCACGCTCATCCAGGGCGAGCTCGGTGGAGCGATCGACTGGCACACGATGATGGGCTCGGGCACCGAGGTCACCATCGAGATCCCGCTGAACTGGCTGACGAAGAGCTAG
- a CDS encoding WhiB family transcriptional regulator, with protein sequence MDWRDKAACLTADPELFFPVGNTGPAVDQIDKAKAVCARCSVTEMCLQYALETSQDSGVWGGLSEDERRALKRRAARARRAS encoded by the coding sequence ATGGATTGGCGCGACAAAGCCGCCTGCCTCACCGCCGACCCGGAACTTTTCTTCCCCGTCGGAAACACCGGTCCGGCCGTCGACCAGATCGACAAGGCAAAGGCAGTATGTGCGCGTTGCTCTGTGACCGAGATGTGCCTCCAGTACGCACTCGAGACCAGCCAGGACTCCGGCGTCTGGGGCGGACTCAGCGAAGACGAGCGCCGCGCCCTCAAGCGTCGCGCCGCCCGCGCCCGCCGCGCCTCCTAG
- a CDS encoding Rv3235 family protein, translating to MSATARKAVHEHDDAHEVLPSKPIRAPYDGDEFFGVQPATRAVLPNPEPLLENLTRCVIEILAGARDLEQIARWVDDDVYRHLLKRVVLSTRARQAKGQPARAPNFAIGSMSICEPRDGVVEAVVIVIGKARTRAVALRLEGFDTRWRATAINVL from the coding sequence TTGAGCGCGACGGCCCGCAAAGCAGTACACGAACACGACGATGCGCACGAGGTGCTGCCGTCGAAACCGATCCGCGCGCCCTACGACGGAGACGAATTCTTCGGCGTGCAGCCGGCGACGCGGGCCGTGCTTCCGAATCCCGAGCCCCTGCTCGAGAACCTCACCCGCTGCGTCATCGAGATCCTCGCCGGCGCCCGCGACCTCGAGCAGATCGCACGCTGGGTCGACGACGACGTCTACCGCCACCTGCTCAAGCGGGTCGTGCTCTCGACCCGCGCGCGTCAGGCCAAGGGTCAGCCGGCGAGGGCGCCGAACTTCGCCATCGGGTCGATGTCGATCTGCGAACCGCGCGATGGAGTGGTCGAGGCGGTGGTGATCGTGATCGGCAAGGCGAGAACCCGCGCCGTGGCGCTACGGCTGGAGGGCTTCGACACGAGGTGGCGGGCCACCGCGATCAACGTGCTGTGA
- a CDS encoding AAA family ATPase, translating to MRIAIGAPEPHDARLAREAARHGHEIVASARGADELGDALDLARPDAVIVWATPDYLSYGLLSQCDAHGVRVLAAVSNDQQRRYANGIGLYDLVDGEAEWQEFERLARGDDATPAAEQREERGTVIAVWGPAGSPGRTTLAVGIAAEIAAAGFSVVLCDVDTHSASIAPVLGLMDEAPGFAAACRLAGAESLTRAELERIGQRYEGGAAGFWVLTGIGQPSRWPELSGERVRATITECRRWVDYVVLDTASSLESDEEISTDTFAPRRNAATLAAIREADHVVAVASADPVGLSRFLRAHGDLADVAVTLSITVVANKVRASAIGLGASGQVAQTLSRFGGIEAPVLVPWDLQATDAAVLSARTLADAAPKSATRLAIKRLVFDRLLPATAVRRRTVAGSRFWRR from the coding sequence ATGAGAATTGCGATCGGGGCACCCGAACCGCACGACGCCCGACTGGCGCGGGAGGCCGCGCGTCACGGCCACGAAATAGTGGCGAGCGCCCGGGGCGCGGACGAGCTGGGCGACGCGCTCGACCTCGCCCGGCCCGATGCCGTGATCGTCTGGGCGACGCCGGACTACCTCAGCTACGGACTGCTCTCGCAGTGCGACGCGCACGGGGTGCGCGTGCTCGCGGCGGTGTCGAACGACCAGCAGCGCCGCTACGCGAACGGCATCGGACTCTACGACCTCGTCGACGGCGAAGCCGAGTGGCAGGAGTTCGAACGTCTCGCCCGCGGGGACGACGCGACGCCGGCGGCCGAGCAGCGCGAGGAGCGCGGCACCGTGATCGCCGTGTGGGGGCCGGCCGGGTCGCCGGGCCGGACGACCCTGGCGGTCGGCATCGCGGCGGAGATCGCGGCGGCCGGTTTCTCGGTCGTGCTGTGCGACGTCGACACGCACAGCGCCTCGATCGCTCCGGTGCTCGGGCTGATGGACGAGGCCCCCGGATTCGCCGCCGCGTGCCGCCTCGCCGGGGCGGAGAGCCTGACCCGCGCGGAGCTCGAGCGCATCGGCCAGCGCTACGAGGGCGGCGCGGCCGGGTTCTGGGTGCTCACCGGCATCGGGCAGCCGAGCCGCTGGCCCGAGCTGTCGGGCGAACGGGTCCGCGCCACGATCACGGAGTGCCGGCGCTGGGTCGACTACGTGGTGCTCGACACCGCGTCGAGCCTCGAGAGCGACGAGGAGATCTCGACCGACACGTTCGCGCCGCGGCGCAACGCGGCGACACTCGCGGCGATTCGGGAGGCCGACCACGTGGTCGCTGTCGCATCCGCCGACCCCGTCGGCCTCTCGCGGTTCCTCCGTGCGCACGGCGACCTCGCCGACGTGGCGGTGACCCTCTCGATCACGGTGGTGGCGAACAAGGTGCGGGCCAGCGCGATCGGACTCGGCGCCTCGGGCCAGGTGGCGCAGACCCTGTCACGGTTCGGAGGCATCGAGGCGCCGGTGCTGGTTCCGTGGGACCTTCAAGCAACGGATGCCGCGGTGCTGAGCGCGCGCACCCTCGCCGATGCGGCGCCCAAGTCGGCGACGCGGCTCGCGATCAAGCGGCTCGTGTTCGACCGGCTGCTTCCGGCGACGGCCGTGCGGCGGCGCACCGTCGCGGGTTCGCGATTCTGGCGTCGCTGA
- a CDS encoding DUF4287 domain-containing protein: MNDPFTHLAEKTGRTMPEWIVVVEGSGLSKHSEIVAWLKADHTLTHGFANGIALAFRNRGESDAEDDLVAVQYSGAKAPLRPIHDGLVAAATAFGADVEAVPKKTGVSLRRSKQFALIEVPSAKRVQLGIQLPGEPATERLQVGNAMCSHRVTITSVAEIDEELLGWLRAAYERAR; encoded by the coding sequence ATGAACGACCCATTCACCCACCTGGCAGAGAAGACTGGGCGCACCATGCCCGAGTGGATCGTCGTGGTCGAGGGTTCCGGTCTCAGCAAGCACTCCGAGATCGTCGCTTGGCTGAAGGCGGACCACACGCTGACCCACGGTTTCGCGAACGGCATCGCGTTGGCGTTCCGCAACCGCGGCGAATCCGACGCGGAGGACGACCTCGTCGCGGTGCAGTACTCAGGGGCGAAGGCGCCGCTGCGACCGATCCACGACGGTCTCGTCGCCGCGGCGACCGCCTTCGGCGCCGACGTCGAGGCCGTGCCGAAGAAGACCGGCGTCTCACTGCGCCGCTCGAAGCAGTTCGCGCTGATCGAGGTTCCGAGCGCGAAACGCGTCCAGCTCGGCATCCAGCTGCCGGGCGAACCCGCCACCGAGCGGCTGCAGGTCGGCAACGCCATGTGCTCCCACCGGGTGACGATCACGAGCGTCGCGGAGATCGACGAGGAGCTTCTCGGCTGGCTTCGGGCCGCCTACGAGCGCGCCCGATAG
- a CDS encoding helix-turn-helix domain-containing protein, whose translation MNQSDIGSLGRFLTLSDTAEVLNVSLNQAYVLVRSGELPAIKIGGKGQWRVERSVLESFIEAKYEEARRLSLWNQSDFGNIPELAGQREPRPRDDAE comes from the coding sequence ATGAACCAGAGCGACATCGGCAGTTTGGGGCGCTTTCTCACGCTGTCCGACACGGCCGAGGTGCTCAACGTCTCGCTCAACCAGGCCTACGTGCTGGTGCGCAGCGGCGAACTGCCCGCCATCAAGATCGGCGGCAAGGGCCAGTGGCGGGTCGAGCGCTCGGTGCTCGAGTCGTTCATCGAGGCCAAGTACGAAGAGGCCAGGCGACTCAGCCTGTGGAACCAGTCGGACTTCGGCAACATCCCCGAGCTGGCCGGGCAGCGCGAGCCTCGACCGCGCGACGACGCGGAGTAG